Proteins encoded within one genomic window of Hevea brasiliensis isolate MT/VB/25A 57/8 chromosome 8, ASM3005281v1, whole genome shotgun sequence:
- the LOC110635714 gene encoding transcription factor MYB83-like, which produces MRKPDLMGKEKVSNNKAKLRKGLWSPEEDEKLIKYMLTNGQGCWSDIARNAGLQRCGKSCRLRWINYLRPDLKRGAFSPQEEELIIHLHSILGNRWSQIAARLPGRTDNEIKNFWNSALKKRLKIISNNNNNNPSTTSPNESDSSEPRDNVIGNVMSMHDHDLMAMCMDSSSSSASIQAMVAGSGNQFDPFSILNNNRFDGTAAAGIFDVPTCLTQVGMGGDGFYSEYGILENYHNKIGLERDLCLPPLESSRSIEEEKENNNNNNAVTNHSFISMKSNINHNDNINNHLNDNNSCFNNTDHQHHHHHQRKVEDMFGFENHWQGDNLRMGEWDLEGLMENISSFPCLDFQVG; this is translated from the exons ATGAGAAAGCCGGATCTAATGGGGAAAGAGAAAGTGAGCAATAACAAGGCTAAGCTTAGAAAAGGTTTGTGGTCACCAGAGGAAGATGAGAAGCTCATCAAGTACATGTTAACTAATGGACAAGGTTGCTGGAGTGATATTGCTAGGAATGCTGGCTTGCAGAGGTGTGGAAAGAGTTGCCGTCTTCGTTGGATTAACTATTTGAGACCTGACCTAAAGAGAGGTGCTTTTTCCCCTCAAGAAGAAGAACTTATCATCCATTTGCACTCCATTCTTGGCAACAG GTGGTCTCAAATTGCGGCTCGTCTTCCTGGAAGGACAGACAACGAAATAAAGAATTTTTGGAACTCTGCCTTGAAGAAAAGACTCAAGATTATTAGCAATAACAATAATAACAATCCTTCGACGACCTCACCAAATGAAAGTGATTCTTCAGAGCCTAGAGATAATGTCATAGGAAATGTCATGTCCATGCATGATCATGACCTTATGGCAATGTGCATGGACTCATCTTCCTCATCAGCTTCCATCCAAGCCATGGTCGCCGGCAGCGGCAACCAGTTCGATCCTTTCTCTATCCTTAATAATAACCGGTTCGATGGGACTGCGGCTGCTGGTATATTCGACGTGCCTACATGCTTAACTCAGGTGGGTATGGGGGGAGATGGATTTTACAGTGAATATGGGATTTTAGAGAATTATCATAATAAAATTGGGTTAGAAAGGGACCTTTGTCTTCCTCCACTAGAGAGTAGTAGAAGTATTGAAGAGGAGAaggagaataataataataataatgctgtAACTAATCACAGCTTTATTAGCATGAAAAGCAATATCAACCACAACGATAACATCAACAACCACTTGAACGATAATAATTCTTGCTTCAATAACACTGATCATcagcatcatcatcatcatcagagaaAAGTAGAGGACATGTTTGGGTTTGAAAATCATTGGCAAGGTGACAACTTAAGAATGGGAGAATGGGATTTGGAGGGTTTGATGGAAAacatttcttcctttccttgcctTGATTTCCAAGTTGGATAA